A region of Saccharococcus thermophilus DNA encodes the following proteins:
- the tmk gene encoding dTMP kinase, giving the protein MKGYFFSFEGPDGAGKTTMIAKLETFLREKGFAVVSTREPGGVRIAEAIRSIILNPDHTEMDGRTEALLYAAARRQHLLEKIIPAVEAGNIVLCDRFVDSSLVYQGFARGLGVDEILQINQFAIDGYFPSLTIYFDIDPKMGLERIQKNKQREINRLDMESLSFHYKVREGYLKLAKRFAERIVTIDASKSPDEVFAMTAAVVMKRIEGR; this is encoded by the coding sequence ATGAAAGGATACTTTTTTTCGTTCGAAGGACCTGATGGCGCAGGAAAAACGACGATGATTGCGAAACTAGAAACATTTTTACGGGAAAAAGGATTTGCTGTTGTGTCGACGAGAGAACCGGGGGGCGTGCGCATTGCGGAGGCCATCCGCTCGATTATTTTAAATCCAGACCATACGGAAATGGATGGTCGCACCGAGGCGTTGCTTTATGCTGCGGCGAGGAGGCAGCATCTTTTAGAAAAAATTATTCCAGCCGTCGAAGCCGGCAACATTGTGTTATGCGACCGGTTTGTCGATAGTTCTTTAGTGTATCAAGGATTTGCCAGAGGATTGGGTGTGGACGAAATATTGCAAATCAATCAATTCGCGATTGACGGATATTTTCCATCGCTGACCATTTATTTTGATATTGATCCGAAAATGGGGCTGGAGAGAATTCAAAAAAATAAACAGCGAGAAATAAACCGGCTCGATATGGAAAGCTTGTCCTTTCATTATAAGGTACGGGAAGGATATTTAAAGTTAGCGAAGCGGTTTGCTGAACGGATTGTTACTATTGATGCTTCCAAATCGCCTGATGAAGTATTTGCCATGACCGCCGCCGTGGTGATGAAGCGAATAGAAGGAAGATAA
- a CDS encoding sigma factor G inhibitor Gin: MTSKDDMEKVCIVCEQPKQEGIHIFGRFLCLDCEKAIVQTDTADPEYRFYVKQLKKIISSEIYS, encoded by the coding sequence ATGACCAGTAAGGATGACATGGAAAAAGTATGTATCGTTTGTGAGCAGCCAAAACAAGAAGGCATTCACATTTTTGGACGATTTCTTTGCCTAGACTGTGAAAAAGCAATCGTTCAGACTGATACAGCCGATCCGGAATATAGGTTTTACGTAAAACAGTTAAAGAAAATCATATCTTCTGAAATATATTCATAA
- a CDS encoding PSP1 domain-containing protein, whose product MYNVVGVRFKKAGKIYYFDPGEWTIPAGEFVIVETVRGIEYGKVVISNKQVDENDIVLPLKKVIRIADAKDKLIVEENKKAAREAYDICLKKVEEHGLEMKLVDVEYTFDRNKVIFYFTADGRVDFRELVKDLAAIFRTRIELRQIGVRDEAKMLGGIGPCGRMLCCSTFLGDFDPVSIKMAKDQNLSLNPTKISGLCGRLMCCLKYENEEYETAKEQLPDLGEYVETPHGLGKVIGLNILERMLQVELSEHGRVVEYTLDELMKDGTLPIRAAD is encoded by the coding sequence TTGTATAATGTCGTAGGTGTTCGTTTTAAAAAAGCAGGAAAGATTTATTATTTTGATCCTGGCGAATGGACTATTCCTGCTGGAGAGTTTGTTATTGTAGAAACGGTGCGCGGAATTGAATACGGGAAAGTTGTAATCAGCAATAAACAAGTAGATGAAAACGACATCGTGCTGCCGCTGAAAAAAGTAATTCGCATCGCTGATGCCAAAGACAAACTGATTGTTGAGGAAAATAAAAAAGCAGCGCGCGAAGCCTATGATATTTGTTTAAAGAAAGTGGAAGAGCACGGATTGGAAATGAAGCTAGTCGATGTGGAATATACATTTGACCGCAACAAAGTGATTTTCTATTTTACGGCAGACGGGCGTGTGGATTTCCGTGAGCTGGTGAAAGACTTAGCAGCCATTTTCCGTACACGCATCGAGTTAAGACAAATTGGCGTGCGCGATGAAGCAAAAATGCTAGGCGGAATCGGCCCATGCGGAAGAATGCTGTGTTGTTCCACGTTTTTAGGCGATTTCGATCCTGTATCCATAAAAATGGCCAAAGATCAAAATTTATCGCTGAATCCGACAAAAATTTCCGGCCTCTGCGGTCGCTTGATGTGCTGTTTGAAATACGAAAACGAGGAGTATGAAACAGCAAAAGAACAGCTCCCTGATTTAGGCGAATATGTCGAAACTCCGCATGGTCTTGGCAAAGTGATTGGATTAAATATTTTGGAACGGATGTTACAAGTAGAGCTGTCCGAACATGGACGAGTCGTGGAATATACGCTCGATGAATTGATGAAAGACGGAACTCTGCCAATTCGAGCCGCAGATTAA
- a CDS encoding aminotransferase class I/II-fold pyridoxal phosphate-dependent enzyme codes for MDQGKTPLYTALKRHDAIHPFSFHVPGHKYGFVFPANARNDYEPLLKLDATELTGLDDLHHPESVIAEAQSLAAKLYNVEETFFLVNGSTAGNLAMIFAACGEKKKVIVQRNCHKSVMHAIQLAGATPVFLSPEFDEDVRVASYVAYDTIKRALELHPDAAALVLTNPNYYGMAVDLTEVVNLAHRYRIPVLVDEAHGAHFILGHPFPKTAVACGADVVVQSAHKTLPAMTMGSYLHFNSSLVDKEKLKYFLQAFQSSSPSYPIMASLDLARSYLACLTKDDVKKVAEQIRQFKDALAAIEGIAIVHSRQPLVQIDLLKITLQTRSELSGYELQQRLEREGIFTELADPFNVLLVYPLAVIEQMEQVVEKIQRAFRGLRYSERLLQSFHSFSFLPSANSISYRELQALPKKVVDLKNAEGYIAAETIIPYPPGVPLLWIGERICKEHIEQIEQLKRCHARFQGGKYLSTQQIEVYETVKIKEM; via the coding sequence ATGGATCAAGGGAAAACCCCTTTATATACTGCGCTAAAACGCCATGATGCCATCCATCCGTTTTCCTTTCATGTGCCAGGCCATAAATACGGTTTTGTATTTCCGGCAAACGCAAGAAATGATTATGAACCATTATTAAAACTGGATGCTACGGAATTAACCGGATTAGATGATTTGCACCATCCGGAATCGGTTATTGCCGAGGCACAGTCGCTAGCGGCAAAACTGTATAATGTAGAAGAGACGTTTTTTCTTGTGAACGGTTCTACAGCTGGAAATTTGGCGATGATTTTCGCTGCTTGCGGGGAAAAAAAGAAAGTCATTGTACAGCGCAATTGCCATAAGTCGGTGATGCATGCGATTCAGTTAGCAGGGGCCACTCCTGTTTTTCTTTCCCCCGAATTTGATGAAGACGTTCGTGTTGCTTCTTATGTGGCCTATGACACGATAAAAAGGGCGCTCGAGCTTCATCCAGATGCCGCGGCGCTAGTATTAACCAACCCCAATTATTATGGCATGGCCGTTGATCTTACAGAAGTCGTCAATCTCGCGCATCGCTACCGCATTCCCGTGCTTGTTGATGAAGCGCACGGAGCCCATTTTATTCTCGGTCATCCTTTTCCGAAAACAGCGGTCGCGTGCGGAGCGGATGTAGTTGTTCAGTCAGCTCATAAAACGCTACCGGCTATGACAATGGGTTCGTATTTACATTTCAATAGTTCATTGGTCGATAAAGAAAAACTGAAATATTTTTTGCAAGCATTTCAATCGAGCAGCCCATCTTATCCGATTATGGCATCGTTGGATTTAGCAAGAAGCTATTTGGCTTGTTTGACAAAAGACGATGTAAAAAAGGTGGCTGAACAAATTAGACAGTTTAAAGATGCTTTAGCTGCGATTGAAGGGATTGCAATCGTGCATTCACGCCAGCCGCTTGTACAGATTGATTTGCTGAAAATTACGCTGCAAACGCGGAGCGAGCTGTCAGGCTATGAACTGCAGCAACGATTAGAGCGAGAAGGAATTTTTACCGAGCTCGCCGATCCGTTTAACGTTTTGCTTGTCTATCCGCTTGCCGTGATCGAACAGATGGAGCAAGTCGTAGAAAAAATACAACGGGCGTTCCGTGGCTTGCGTTACAGTGAGCGGCTGCTGCAATCGTTTCATTCTTTCTCGTTTTTGCCGTCTGCTAATTCCATTTCATATCGAGAACTGCAAGCGTTACCGAAAAAAGTAGTAGATTTAAAGAATGCGGAAGGATATATTGCCGCGGAAACGATTATACCTTATCCACCCGGGGTGCCTTTGTTATGGATAGGGGAGCGGATTTGCAAGGAACATATCGAACAAATCGAACAGCTAAAACGTTGCCATGCGCGCTTTCAAGGCGGAAAATATTTATCCACTCAGCAAATAGAAGTGTATGAAACTGTAAAAATAAAGGAGATGTAG
- the holB gene encoding DNA polymerase III subunit delta' has translation MMMQWEQLEQYQPIVVRMLTKSLEKGRVSHAYLFEGQRGTGKKAVSLLLAKSLFCLHPSGIKPCGECRNCRRIDSGNHPDVHVIGPDGQSIKKEQIEMLQQEFTKTAMEADKKLYIIEHADQMTTSAANSLLKFLEEPRPGTVAILLTEQYHRILETIVSRCQVFSFQPLPPALLANDLIEQQIPSHMAFLAAHVTNNYEEALKLSQDSWFAQARKIVLQLYEMLKKNDLQALFFLHDQWVPHFQEKQQIDLGLDLLLYIYKDMLHIQLGQPDYVVYRDKIDDLQQWALSCSQRQIVQGMEIILQAKARLNTTNMSVPLLMEQLILDLKEGKAFV, from the coding sequence ATGATGATGCAGTGGGAACAGCTTGAACAATACCAGCCTATCGTAGTAAGGATGCTCACCAAAAGTCTTGAAAAAGGAAGAGTTTCCCATGCTTACTTATTTGAAGGACAGCGTGGGACCGGGAAAAAAGCGGTAAGCCTTTTGCTGGCAAAGAGCTTGTTTTGTTTGCATCCGTCGGGAATAAAACCTTGTGGCGAATGCCGAAACTGTCGCCGCATCGATTCAGGAAACCATCCGGATGTCCATGTCATCGGGCCGGATGGGCAATCGATTAAAAAAGAACAAATTGAAATGTTACAACAAGAATTTACAAAAACAGCAATGGAAGCCGATAAAAAACTATATATTATCGAACACGCTGATCAAATGACCACGAGTGCGGCGAACAGTTTGCTAAAATTTTTAGAAGAGCCTCGCCCTGGAACGGTGGCGATATTGCTAACAGAGCAATACCATCGCATATTAGAGACGATCGTTTCCCGCTGTCAAGTATTTTCCTTTCAACCACTGCCGCCTGCTTTGCTTGCCAATGATTTAATAGAGCAACAAATTCCGTCTCATATGGCTTTCCTTGCTGCCCATGTGACAAATAATTATGAAGAAGCGCTTAAATTAAGCCAAGATAGTTGGTTTGCGCAAGCGCGAAAAATAGTGTTACAATTATATGAAATGTTAAAGAAAAACGATTTGCAGGCTCTTTTTTTCCTTCATGATCAGTGGGTTCCGCACTTTCAGGAAAAGCAACAAATCGATTTAGGGCTCGATTTGCTTTTATATATATATAAAGATATGTTGCATATACAATTAGGGCAACCGGATTATGTTGTGTATCGGGATAAGATTGACGATTTGCAGCAATGGGCGCTTTCTTGTTCCCAGCGGCAAATCGTCCAAGGCATGGAAATCATTTTACAGGCAAAGGCGCGTTTAAATACAACGAATATGAGCGTACCGTTGTTAATGGAACAACTCATTCTTGATTTAAAGGAGGGAAAAGCGTTTGTATAA